The Plasmodium vinckei vinckei genome assembly, chromosome: PVVCY_09 genome includes the window AATTATCTGGATTAATAGtgtttaaatattcttttattactcgtttctatatatttaaaatttttatttttataattaaatttttataatttaaaaaatttcatTAAAATCGTATTTCACTTTAAATGCAtcaagaaatatataattaaaaaaactgccatacatacatatatagagatatatataatatgcacatttatttattgtcATAAAACTATATTTTCTATGCCTATTCTGTTTATtcaacataaaaaatatatccattCCTAGTATTtgttacttttttttatgggttcagaaaaaatacattcCTATACATGCACTCATGGTATAAAATCTTTTCCcacaataatatttcttcattatttattttttacttttatacaatgtaaaaattttaatttatttacaattatgtaaaatttttatttcgaaaaaaaaggataaaGATGAATTATTTCGTCTTTATATGATTGTTCATTATAAGACAATAGCAAGATCCATCTTTCCTtcatttcatatttatatatacacatatgcatacatttttttcctcTCACAAGCTCATAAGgacaatgaaaaaatatataaatttttcataaaaggaaaaaataaatatttttctttaaaaatcgcagcattttttataaggaGAATATCTaaatcattatataaatatattttagaaGTAGTAAGTTTATATGTgcgcaaaaaaaattgtagctagtaaataaatatttcttttataaattaattattcatATGCATGTATGTATATCCAAGCAACGTACTTATTATCTATCAATCTTACATATACGTacacaaatataatagCTCACTGACACCTACAATATATGCTTCCCCTTTGGCTTAGATATAAAAGAAGTGTAATTTTAAAGGGAATAACTAAAGAGTTATCCAGAAATTaagaaagtaaaaataaacaaaccCCCCACATAGCACACGATAAACTAGCGAATAgacaaagaaaaattacGTGTATGggattttcatataataacaatttataatatgatGGAAGGGATCAAAAAAAGTACCCCATCAAATCTGGATATTAATGAAGATGAACAAAACAGTAAAGATGAAAACAAAGTAGATATGAATGggttttgtttttttgtaaacACCTgtgaagaaaaattaaacgagtttttggaaaattatttctgtaataaaacatatgaagaattaaaatatactGAAGAAAATCAAGGAGCTAACAATTGTATTAATAACTAtggtgaaaaaaatgataatactaatgcagaaaataatgataattatatCTCAAGTCATAATATCAATAGTAACACTGTTAACAATGAAGACAGTAGTGATCATGATTCttcaaatgaaaaaaattattataaaaaaaaaattattaaaagtaATTATGACAGGATTGCTATAAATTTAGTTGATACAGTGGAGCAATTCATGGAACCTTACGTAAATGAGAGATACAAAATTGTTGTTCACGCTATTATCggggaaaataaaaaacaaggggtaaaaaaaatgcaaaaagatataaaataaattgtcttatttttgttataacattaattttctttttcgttttttttaatcttaTAGATACATATAGCGTCCAAATCGCTTTGGAATGTTGAAACGGATAATTATGTTTCTGCAAAATATGTTAacgattttatttttgttactGTTATGGTTTTCCTTTTGTATAACGAGTAAATTACAGAATAAATGAACAAATAaccatatacatatatatgtgttatAATTAACTTAAATTTTGCTTCCCTTATaggaatataatttttgttcgataattttatattttttttatggtttttttcttttcttttacttttttttataatatatattatgtaaaaaaaattgtatgtAATGAAGCCATATaaccattattttttgtactTGAtgatcataaaaaaaacaacaattttattctttattaaattggtaaaattatttatttatttattatatataacatcCTTAAACAatgcatatttaattaatgcttattattaaaacataaacAATTACagcattaaaaataaaagattaaTTCATCATTAATAATATCGATCAACAATGTCTGACGggtgaaaaaaatttacatgCGTCagttatttgtttattattattttttttattttaatttttttaatttatttagtGTCTTTTGCCCAATTAAccacaaaataataaatcttcataaaaattttaatttatattatattatatacatacgtatattttatattataaatttaaagaaataGGGATTAATTAAGTAAGCTTCCgaaaattttatacttAGCCATTTCACACACATAAtagtatattttaatatatgcacataatTTTGTAGATTACTTAAATCAAggttcttttttctttctttttctttgtGTGTCCTGATTTATGCTTACATTTGTacttaattaattatatgtgctaataatattataactttGGGCCCATTTCAttctttctttatttttttaattaatattattgatATGAGAGTttgattatattaattatgtatTGTATGTCatctttgttttttttacacattttatattaatatatattcgttgtgaatataattaggaaaataatatatacacacaaTTATTAcacatacatatgtatatatttgccTATATATGTTTGAGTTTGgacttattttttaaattttatacatttcGAGGgcactttttatatatttaatgcatttcataattattttttcataatatattttttttgtgtatattatatatgatcAATTTGTTAATtcttaatttatatatttttgattttaatttataatattacgGAGtgtttcatcatttttcattggtatttaaataaaaaagaagcaATTAtcgacaaaaaaaattaataacaGAAAATGAGTAACATCCATACATTAGCAGACTATAGAGATGGATATGGCGAGGATCTCCCATTCAATAGaagtataaaaaagaattataaaaataataaaatgcataaaaaaatatataatatacatttctttattgttttccaatttaattaattttgtcCATAAAGTTGAACATTTCTGTCTCATCCTTTTTTATTCGAATATGCACccccatatatataaatacatgcttatacatatatgccGGTTTATCTATGttcatcttttatttttattttgtaagcACCAGGGTATTATGCGTCACAGAGTAGTTTTATTCAAAGATCAAAACCTATTGACGTAGTTAACTTGATTTTCCCCCATTTCACATGGAAAAGTTTTGTTATGGTTATTTCCATAATACAGATTATCGTTTTTATTGTGTCTCTTAGTATAAACCCTGCCGAATTTCTAACTCCTTCTGGTATTAATTGTGTTCGAATACATGCCTATAATGTATAATTGTAttgtatgtttttttacacAATAAAATTCATTGCTTTTGTGCcaatatgatatatttatcatttttacttCCCTTATAGGCAGTACATTAGTAACACTAGGAGCAAATGTTggatcaaaaataaaaaacggAGAAATACACAGATTAATATTGCCTATATTTTTGcatgcaaatatatttcacgcattttttaatgtgtTTTTTCAATTAAGAATGGGATTTACtcttgaaaaaaattatggaatattaaaagttgcgattttatattttgtaacggggatatatggaaatatattatcatcatcTGTTACATATTGTACAACAAAAGTGGGTGCAAGTACATCAGGCATGGGGTTATTAGGAATCGTAACATCagaattaattttattatggcATATTATTAGACATAGGGAAAGAGTagtatttaatattttattttttgcgttaatttccattttatattattttaccTTTAATGGATCAAATATAGATCATGTTGGCCATTTAGGAGGTCTTTTATCTGGTAAATTTAGAAACCAAAAAGCGCGTGAAAATATTCTCACCGGTCATGTTTctgtgcatatatatatatatatatgtgatGATGCCATTTCtactttattttgtttttatattgtcataaattttattttttttccattatcAGGTATATCTATTGGAATGCTTTATAATGAGAAGATGGAAAACAAACCAACATGGTATAACAATGCAAGACTTGCCTCTTATGCATGTTTAGCATTGCTAGCTATAGTTCCAACTGTTGTTTTGTTTGCTGTTCCTCGTGTATGCTAGAaagttataataaatatactttGTTCCAAATATGTATGCCCATTTTggcatgtatatatatagaacaTATTTATTCCGCACATAATAACGACCACTTACACACCTATGTGATTAATAGATTCAAAatccatataataaaaatttaatgaactataataatattaaaatcatatacataatctttaattttttataatcattttttaatttctaataataataacaatagtaacaattttttaagttattatatttatttaccatagttttttttattcattccCTTTTTCTtgtatttttgtaattacccttttttgttaaattttaaatatacagaaaaaaacaactttttttttaatttgaatatatgcataactATAAATCTATTTGTGagttcatataatttaattaaagaaTTTGAAAACttaaaacaatatttatttaaacacTAAGTGCATATgcctttatatttttaacatgCTTTCTATGAGTTATGTTTTCTTTTGTGTTGAggttttaaatatatatatatatatatatatatataaatcaaaatCAATATTAGACAAGCCAGTTTATTCAATTAGACTCCacgatatatttaaaaaaatgttaaagctaaaaaatcattttatttttacaatataaGTTGATTTATTAAGAAtgctatttaaaaattaaataaccatcgaatatttgttttttccaTTGTTTATCGggatattttttcataaacaaacgaaaatatttataacttaaaaaattataatataaaaaaataaaacgacaaaaaaaaaacaaataaaaatcggtacaaacatatatgcatagaaatatatatgaattttaAGGGACAGCTTTCTTAAGAATATCATCAGCTTTCAtccttaattttttaattttttttttttttagtgaGCCTATTTCCTTGAAAGCGATATGCATTAATTTATCAGGTTCCACCtgcataaaatatttcaaaaaaaagaaaaatggtTTACGTTTTTACAACTAATTATCCAGTTAGTATAACTGGGgacaaaatttatatatgttatgCATGATTTTGCATTATTTGCACATTCTTACCATATTTTTAGTAGattctttaaataaatataagatGGATTCTAATGAATttgaattaattaatttttcttggTTGATTTTAAATAGAGCTAGAACAATTcggaaaataattttatcgCCCTCATAGAACAGGCAATCCCAAATTCGTAAGGTAGTTGCAATCTAAAAAATAGATTCccatttaattatttataacaaaaataatgatattacatatgtatatatatgcacacatTTGCTTAATATTATCgatactattattatattgtaattttttatttttgttttcaaaTGCTAACCGGAAAGGCTGTGCAAAATAAGCACAAGAGCCACTCTGAGCATATCCAAGATACTTCAACATCATGTTCTCTGTGATAAGAAatacaattataaaaatgaagtaatattgatatatatatataattaattatatttttctttatgtAGAAAATCAGTTAAAACAACACTAATATGTGAATATATGACATACTTCATATGCTCATAGACATTCgggaattttattttaattaattcttctataacaataatatctCTTCGTAATCCTTTCATTTCGTGATTATAATAGTCTGAGcggaaacaaaaaaatatatacatatatataataattttatgcatatatatgtgtcgATATATCtctctatatatatcttataTACTAACCACtaatgtttatttttttgtgcgAATAATCTGAATCAATTAATTGGACTATAGACCAAAATGCTAAttcttcttttaaaaataataaagtaaTAGCCGCGATAAAATTCATACTCTGAAATtgataagaaaaaattataattttataaaacacagaaaataaataaaaaagtaaaaagaTTATCATAACCACATGCGTATACATAGATTCCATAtttcaattatatataactgcaaatcatataaaaacgATCAATTATGCAGATAGtcaaatataataacctggcaataatttatttttggcTTATATATGGCAAATGCACGTAACACATTTCTCAGTTTAGTTAGCCCTTGCGCGTTTAATTGATACTGcggataaaaaatatatatatttcatgaAAATtggtatattataaataattataaaaaaaatttttataaaccaaattcaaaaatatcTATACGTTTTTATTATGCGGAAAAGTCCGAAGCATGTCCAATTCAATCTGACTAAGAACTTTCGGTTCGATATCACTATTTAAGCATCTATAGATaggataaaaaattatgaaaatttatataatgtcTGCACATAGCTATCCATAGGAATGATAGTATTATAGTATAATCATTCATATAtccaaataaaacatattttcattattttttttcatattaccTTTCGTATATTGCTGGGTactttgtatataaaacaacACTACCCAAAAGATAAGGCCATATATTCATTCTATATGCACAACAaaagtattatataaaatatattagtgATAATCACAAAATTGttaaaacataaaagaatggataaaatataatttaatatccatctatatgtaatatgctcaatatttatatctgtATAATTCACTTTTGTTTAATATTGCCATTGTTTTCTAAATTCAGTTGATTAAGTACCTATACTTATCGGGGATCCCTTTTCGAattagtttttttaaatagtgatttttttttatatctctCTTAACTTCAAAATATTGTTCCCATCTGCACAAGAAGtgaataattaaaatttttgtaaatagtATACATTCTCTAAAATAAATCCTCATACACTTCTATATACGCAAATATTTGTTATAGgtatgtaatatattttttacgtattatatataaaaaaatgtattactttttttcaattttccTCTTTCTCTTTTCTAGTGCTTCAATATCAATATTCTTCGCAGAATTggattctttatttttctcaAATCCATAATGATCATGTTCATCATCTgaaaaacaattataattatgaatgatagtataatatatttttctatttcaGCTCAGTACACACAAAAATGTAAGAACAGTGTTTAAATCCTTCCCACCAAATTATGGCGTTGTATGCAACtataatataatgtatttaaaaaattttttttttgtttaatatcATACCACTAATGGAAGCTAAACATTTATTTGACTCAGGATTTTCATTCGAAAAAGTATTATCTGAATCAAAGTTAAGGCtcttatttaatataatcttgtttttttctttgaaGAAATTTAttctcattttttaaaaattacacTCCTTTAAAAATCATTTTCAACATGTTAAAATCTTTATACAAgttattatgttttatatagttatatatattatttaataatatatatactttcttacatatttatatgttataagaaaatttcatataaaatatgttatatcTATGAAAATACCTAAAAGATTTATATACCTGCTTATTACAatgctatatttttattattatatatttaattaatatccGCCCCCATGGAAATTGtacatttaaaattaacacTACTGTTTTGTCGGAATTTTTCTATAGCAATATAATTAATCATTTAAAACGTgccatttaaaaattcttataaaacatattctaaaaattaaaaatttttaataattttattattacaaaaaagctgaaataaactaaatatttcatttattattatataaattctttacccatttttatacaattaataaatatatataatatttataattaatgtaAATTTCAGAGAATATTTCCTCTTCGATTTTTGCTGCATAATTTACCCCCTCGCTTGATATTAATTGAATATccatataaaacatatttgtGCATTCGTTAAATACCttgaataattatgaaagatattaatataatgttttatatgtattataaaattaataagtaTGTATTTAACCATTAAAAAGgctaaaaacaaaaaaaacaattcgTTATTTTCTATTAGTAATGggataaaaagaaaaaaacaataaaatatggtaTAATGCTATAAAGAAAAgtattattctttttttcctttaagTATATACGTGCATCTATAAGTATGATAGATATGCAATATGGAATGAATAATGTGCATGTACATAtgatatatctatataagATAGACCTATTGCTATACCCATTTATATCTATTCCAATAAAGTCTGTAATATTTTAGAACAATTCAACAAAATTAGCTACTTATACttattatcaaataaaCATTAGCACATTTTTCGAtgatatatgttttaagataatatttataaatgttCTATGTGAacaaaaaatcaaataataaataacacaaaagtaaagaaaatttgaattcgtattaacaataaaatgaacttataaattgaaaaaaataaagggCACAAGTGTGTGTAAGCATGGAATATACcactaaaataaaacacaaacattgaaaaataagtgcattatatatgcactTTCAAATTGAGAATAGTAACTGATTAGTTGGCACAGCTTTGGACGGAAACTAACACCGCCCTCTCAGTTGCATATACACAAAAATAGACTCCTTATCTTTCCATTAATATGgttcttatttttaatattgcATCTCCGATACAGGTGTatagttataaaaataatttgatatatgcacatttttgttttttttatgatacCAATTAATATAAGGGAGACTCCACCCTTCAAATTGATCATCAAAATTTCTTCGATCTCTTAGAGAATAATACCTATTCATACGTATATATTCAAATCGTGTTCTTCTTGCTTTCATTCTTGaaaattgataataatgcattttagctattttataattcataGACTTAATAATATCTAACTGTAATAACTTTTCTGAAGTTAAATCAATTGTTTTAacataataatgatgataagAAAAACACAACCATACAAGTCTCTTATCCTTTTCTAATATGTCGAATATTATTCCgcttttatatacatttttaatatgtgGAATTCgaagtttttttaaatgccATGAtactttttcattaaattttctttcctttacttttttttctccaacatctaaaatgtatatattttttaatattttttttacatatttcgGTAAActatcataaaaatttctttttttatatcttaaATAGCTccttattatacatatatctgcgtgcatatttttatattcttttgcTCTGTTtagtaataaatttatgtcaccctcattttttaaatcgtCACAAAGCTTTAAAAGCAgtttataaataacaaaCCAGTTTATATAATCTTCCCcaagaataaaataagaatatataagTTTCGTGCAATCTACACTAGTTAAatccaattttatttttacttccggtggtattttttctatattttgatCACTgcacatattattttcatcaattTCTCCCACATTTAGAACTTCATATAACTCATCATTCATCTTGTTCAATAACAAATAATCCATTTTAGACAACAAGGCCAGATAAAACAACGAATTAACCAAAAGGTCTTtatctaaattatttttttttttaacagattctataattttatcaacTATATTAtggtttttatatttttgattatataaagtttttaaaataagcACCATTTCTTTGTTATCATCTATAAGCTTATTTCCCTTAGGATTTGTTTCATaacaattatttaatatatcgaataaaatcaaaaatagTTCATCATTCATAACTTTTACATGATTATACACAtcaaaaattgtaaaaattaaatttttattatcataatttttttttaattttttcaataatataattaactTTTCACttaataaagatataacATGAAAGtcaactatttttttataaaacatcGCCATGATATATactaatacattttttatttcattttcaatatCATGCATTGGTTTATCAATGCTACTTATGTTGCAATTATTCtctttgttatattttatggcATTATCTGTATTATCAGCTTTACTAACTGATTTCCCATTTGTATCATTTCCTTTTTCTGATTCCAAACAAATGTGTAAGTAATAATccattttgtttgtttttatatatttgtttattatgtCATATAAACTTTTTTCACATTTAAAAACCTTATTCCATATATTACTTAATTCATATATGTTGTTTTTATCACTACATCTTGTTATATTCAAATCAATTAAATTTGAACTAATGCCATACTCATTTTGAATGTATTCTGTTATCTTTccattatcatttatattcatcatacattttttttgttcttcAATATCACCATGATTCCTTATGTTACTAAACCCTCTTTTGAAAGCATGCTGATGCAATATTTTCCCATTgtttatcaatttttttaaaattattttatcattttttggaTGCCATCTTTTAAATATCACACTTGTGTATGATATTATCATTGTATCCTACAATACTTAAAACAGAGCATCTCATTATCAATTCAAATGTGTGACTATATTTGACATTCATAATGCCATTTTTTACactataaattatttttcatgaAGAAGATGGTATCTATATACTTGTTTCATATGTTATATCTTTTTCTAATAtcgttatttatttttttaatttttatatatttatatcattttttattgtacaTTAGGATTACTTGTTTTAAGCACTTCCTGTAATTCATTATTGTTCGTATataagtttatttttacttcgTTTTAATTTAATGTTACATACtttaattttcaaaatttgtcatttttttctacatgttttttttatttcgttTTATAATCTTGGCTTTATTCTTTCTAtgcataaatttttttgaccgtaaattttttaaacaatataaattttttttttccataaactatttttttaacctttactatgcatatatatacaaaccGCATATGCTCTagtacattttttttttcgaatttattacttttttataatttgaaatAATTACACGAATCTGCATTGTAGTTCATAAAATTACGGATGTATACTTGTATACACATGCTATTACATaaatctatatatattaatatatatgagcATAACTTCCATGGAATTTGACCAAACACAAATTCAACAGTCTTCCGAGAAAATCAATAGTGCGGATcatattgataataatgaGAATAAGAGTAACTTCAATTTGGAGAAGGAAATACATAATATCCTAGTTGTGTTCGGAATAGTCACAGAAATTATACTTTCAGATAACCACCTCTTAGAATATGTAAACAtcaatgatatatataaaatattgctTTGTATATTTAGAGCTCGATACGAGGAGATATTAAATggtttacaaaaaaataccG containing:
- a CDS encoding dynein light chain 2, putative; amino-acid sequence: MMEGIKKSTPSNLDINEDEQNSKDENKVDMNGFCFFVNTCEEKLNEFLENYFCNKTYEELKYTEENQGANNCINNYGEKNDNTNAENNDNYISSHNINSNTVNNEDSSDHDSSNEKNYYKKKIIKSNYDRIAINLVDTVEQFMEPYVNERYKIVVHAIIGENKKQGIHIASKSLWNVETDNYVSAKYVNDFIFVTVMVFLLYNE
- a CDS encoding rhomboid protease ROM1, putative — its product is MSNIHTLADYRDGYGEDLPFNRTPGYYASQSSFIQRSKPIDVVNLIFPHFTWKSFVMVISIIQIIVFIVSLSINPAEFLTPSGSTLVTLGANVGSKIKNGEIHRLILPIFLHANIFHAFFNVFFQLRMGFTLEKNYGILKVAILYFVTGIYGNILSSSVTYCTTKVGASTSGMGLLGIVTSELILLWHIIRHRERVVFNILFFALISILYYFTFNGSNIDHVGHLGGLLSGISIGMLYNEKMENKPTWYNNARLASYACLALLAIVPTVVLFAVPRVC
- a CDS encoding GTPase-activating protein, putative, producing MRINFFKEKNKIILNKSLNFDSDNTFSNENPESNKCLASISDDEHDHYGFEKNKESNSAKNIDIEALEKRKRKIEKKWEQYFEVKRDIKKNHYLKKLIRKGIPDKYRMNIWPYLLGSVVLYTKYPAIYERCLNSDIEPKVLSQIELDMLRTFPHNKNYQLNAQGLTKLRNVLRAFAIYKPKINYCQSMNFIAAITLLFLKEELAFWSIVQLIDSDYSHKKINISDYYNHEMKGLRRDIIVIEELIKIKFPNVYEHMKEHDVEVSWICSEWLLCLFCTAFPIATTLRIWDCLFYEGDKIIFRIVLALFKINQEKLINSNSLESILYLFKESTKNMVEPDKLMHIAFKEIGSLKKKKIKKLRMKADDILKKAVP